The Celeribacter baekdonensis genomic interval CAGGTGATCCATCTTTTCCTATTGCGCCACTCCTGACACGCTCGAAGGCCTGACTTGGCTGAGCTGTTACATGACGACCGGAAAGCATCTCGCTTTTTACGCCTCCTTTGGGACGGTTCTGATGTTGTTGGCGGTGACCGCGCCGCTGGCCTTGGCGTTTGGATTTTTCTCGGCCACCGGCAGCCGCGCGCAATTCGCACCGCTGCGCTGGATTTCACAGACCTATATGGCGCTGGTCCGAGGCATTCCCGACATCGCCTTTTTCCTGTTTTTCGTGATCGCATTGGACCAAGGCATCGAGTGGCTGCGCCATCAGGTGAAGTGCCCCGACTGGGCCGAACCGATCCGCCAAGGCAATGATTTTATTGTCTGTGCTGCGGCCAAAATGCCGCTCAATGACGCCCCCGAAAGCGTGCACCAAATCTACGGCTTTGCCTTGGCCGTGTTGACCTTTGCCATCGTGTTTGGCGCCTTTGCCGGCAATGTGTTGGCCGGGGCGATGAACACCGTCCCCCACGGCCAAATTGAAACCGCCGAGGCCTATGGCATGAGCCACCGCCAAGCGTTTTGGCGCATCATCGTGCCTCAAATGTGGATTTACGCCCTGCCGGGCCTCTCGAACCTGTGGATGGTACTGATCAAAGCCACGCCGTTGCTGTTCCTGTTGGGCGTCGAAGACGTGGTCTATTGGGCGCGCGAATTGGGCGGCACCAAGAACATTCGGTTCACCGAATACCCCCACGGAGATTGGCGGATGTGGTACTTTTTAGCCCTTTTGGTGTTCTACCTTCTCTTCACCAAAGTCTCTGAAATCGTCCTCTCCCGCGTCACTCGCAAACTGAGCCAAGGACAGGCGACAGCGGGCGGTGAAGCCCTGCGCAAAGCGGGGACTGCACCATGAGCTGCCTCCAGACAGTTGCCGACTACGGCCTGCGCTCCATCGGCATTGGCGAGCGGCTTTTGCCCCGCGCCGACATTACATTATGTGATCAGGTGACCCTGATTGGCTCGGGCATGTTGTGGAACATCTATTTTGGCCTTCTTGCCATCCTGTTTGGCTTTTTCTCAGCCACGGGATTGGCATTGGCCAAAAACAGCACCTACAAACCGCTGCGTAAAGCGGCTGAATGGTTCATCTTTTTGTTCCGCGGATCGCCATTGTTCATCCAATTCTTCTTTGGCTATTTCCTGTTTCTCTCGTTGAAACAGAGCTTTCCGCTCTTTGACGCCTTCACCAGCGCATGGATCGGTGCGGCCATCGTCTTGTGGCTCAACACAACGGCCTATTCCGCCGAGATTTTTTACGGCGCTCTGCAATCCATCCCGAAAGGCGATATTGAGGCCGCCGACGCCTATGGCCTCTCCGGCTGGAAGCGCTTTCGCCGGATCACCTGGCCAACGCTGTTGCGTCTGGCCTGGCCCGCCTACACCAATGAGGCGATCTTTATCTTTCACTCCACGACCTTGGTGTTTTTCTCCGGCTTCCCGGCGCTGCAACAAAAGGGCGATGCGTTGTATTACGCCTCCTATTTCGCCGACAAGACGTTCAACCCCTTTATCCCCTATCCGATTTTGGCGGGCTATTTCGTCTGTGTCACGCTCTGCATCATCCTGACGTTTGGCGCGGTCAATCGCTATTTGAACCGCCATTTGCCAAGCTCCAAACGCCCCCGCCTGCGGATTCGGACACAGGTGATCCGATGACCCAAAACGCGGCTGGGTTGGGTGAAGATCCTGAAATCAAAACCATCCGCGCCGCGGCTGCCACATCGGAACTCGACATTGCCGGTGACTGCGCGTGCCAAAAGCACCTGCCCCCTGCGCACGGCGATTGATAGATTTGCCACCTCCCCTTGATGCGGCGAGGTTTCCCAGAGCAATTGATGCCCAACCAGCCCCTGAAAAAGCGCCAAAACGTCCGTGACTGGGCGGAATTTCCCCCGTGAAACAGGTCGCATTGGCGCTCGATACGGTGTGACGTTTGGGGTGACGTTTGGGGTAACTGCACTCAGAGATTGGGCGTGAGACTGATATTTGATCAAATTATTGCAACAGGCCTCGCCACCCCTTGCGGCATTATAACCAACACGCTACCGTCGGGCATTCACAACAGTCGGTGACTTATGAAACTCGGCATTCTGCAATGCGGACACGCGCCTGACCCGGTGGCGCAAAAACACGGGGATTTCGATCATATGTT includes:
- a CDS encoding ABC transporter permease, translating into MTTGKHLAFYASFGTVLMLLAVTAPLALAFGFFSATGSRAQFAPLRWISQTYMALVRGIPDIAFFLFFVIALDQGIEWLRHQVKCPDWAEPIRQGNDFIVCAAAKMPLNDAPESVHQIYGFALAVLTFAIVFGAFAGNVLAGAMNTVPHGQIETAEAYGMSHRQAFWRIIVPQMWIYALPGLSNLWMVLIKATPLLFLLGVEDVVYWARELGGTKNIRFTEYPHGDWRMWYFLALLVFYLLFTKVSEIVLSRVTRKLSQGQATAGGEALRKAGTAP
- a CDS encoding ABC transporter permease, with the protein product MSCLQTVADYGLRSIGIGERLLPRADITLCDQVTLIGSGMLWNIYFGLLAILFGFFSATGLALAKNSTYKPLRKAAEWFIFLFRGSPLFIQFFFGYFLFLSLKQSFPLFDAFTSAWIGAAIVLWLNTTAYSAEIFYGALQSIPKGDIEAADAYGLSGWKRFRRITWPTLLRLAWPAYTNEAIFIFHSTTLVFFSGFPALQQKGDALYYASYFADKTFNPFIPYPILAGYFVCVTLCIILTFGAVNRYLNRHLPSSKRPRLRIRTQVIR